The region GAACGCCTGGGTGAGCGCCACGTTCTTGGCGCGGATCAGGGTGTGCGCGAGCCGGGCGGGCAGGCGGCTGCGCAGCCGGTCCGCGACCTCGTCCCTCGACGGCAACACGGTGAGGTAGGACGGCGAGCGCTGCAGCATCGTGACGTGCGCGGCCTTCTCGGCCATCGCCGGGATCAGGGTGACGGCCGTGGCGCCGCTGCCGATCACCACGACCTTCTTTCCCGTGTGGTCGAGGTCCTCGGGCCAGGCCTGCGGGTGCACGAACTCACCGCCGAACTCCTCGAGCCCGGCGAAAGCCGGCTGGTGGCCGCGCGCGTAGTCGTAGTAGCCGGCGCACACGTAGAGGAACCCGCAGGTCAACGTGCGCTCCTCGGTGCCGACACGGACCCGGACGGTCCAGCGCGCCTCCTCCGACGACCACGACGCGCCGACCACCCGCGTCCCGAACCGGATGTGCGGGGTGATCCCGCCCTCGTCGGCGGTGTCGCAGATGTAGCGGCGGATGCTCTCCCCGTCGGCGATCGACTTCTCACCCCGCCACGGACGGAACGGGTAGCTGAGGGTGAACATGTCCGAGTCCGAACGCACGCCCGGGTAGCGGAACAGGTCCCAGGTGCCGCCGATGGCGTCGCGCGCCTCGAGGAGGGCGTAGCGGGTTCCCGGGCGCTCCTGGGCGAGCCGCCACGCGGCCCCGATCCCCGACAGGCCGGCCCCGACGATGAGGACGTCGAAGTGCTCGACGCCCACCTGCTGGTCGGGCCGTTCGACAGTGGTCACAGACCGGACTCCTCACACGGCGACGTAGACGATCGCTGTCCAGTGTGCGCAGCCCGCCGCGGTAGAACTTGCCCCCAGCCGACAAAAGTTTACCCTCGTGCGACATGCGGTCGATGGTGCGAGCGGCAGCGTTGCGGGGCCTGGAGTCGCTGGTCGACCGCCTCGGTGGCGACGGCGCAGAGCTCCTGCGGCGCTTCCGCGTGCCTCGCGGTGCCCTCGACGCCGAGGACGCGGTGATCCCCTCGGTCACGGCGGGCCGGCTCCTGGAGACCGCCGCCGCCGAGCTCGGCTGCCCGGACCTCGGGCTGCGCCTGGCCGAGCAGCAGAACGCCGACGTACTCGGTCCGCTGGCCGTCGCGATCGAGAACTCGCAGACGATGGGCGACGCCCT is a window of Pseudonocardia sp. T1-2H DNA encoding:
- a CDS encoding flavin-containing monooxygenase, translated to MTTVERPDQQVGVEHFDVLIVGAGLSGIGAAWRLAQERPGTRYALLEARDAIGGTWDLFRYPGVRSDSDMFTLSYPFRPWRGEKSIADGESIRRYICDTADEGGITPHIRFGTRVVGASWSSEEARWTVRVRVGTEERTLTCGFLYVCAGYYDYARGHQPAFAGLEEFGGEFVHPQAWPEDLDHTGKKVVVIGSGATAVTLIPAMAEKAAHVTMLQRSPSYLTVLPSRDEVADRLRSRLPARLAHTLIRAKNVALTQAFYQLSRRRPERVKRILRGVAMRFLDDAAYVDEHFTPSYQPWDQRLCVVPGGDFFRAIRSGDASVVTDHIDRFVENGIRLKSGKVLEADVVVSATGLSLLAFGGLELSVDGRPVDLGDTVAYRGLMLGGVPNFAYCIGYTNASWTLRADLSSRYVCRLLGYMERRGYASAVPTAAAAGESRRPLLDLTSSYVLRSADRFPKQGERNPWAVRQNYLVDTLSTARADLRRHMTFTSRSALPARSTALEEIAS